From Arcobacter lacus, one genomic window encodes:
- the lolA gene encoding LolA-like outer membrane lipoprotein chaperone — MFYKVFIGLIFSVIFSIASTDIRNLDSFEAKFTQIITSNSKNVIEYKGEVFIKKSGKILWKYKTPVVKNVYIDGNFAIVDEPELEQAILTQLESEIDIIKLLNSSKKIDNNTYLTDIDDVKYTIKTSKDDKIQEIKYTDKLENSVVIKFFEVVQNEQIVDTIFKFDIPSYYDVIRK; from the coding sequence ATGTTTTATAAAGTCTTTATCGGATTGATATTCTCAGTTATTTTTTCAATTGCTTCAACAGATATTAGAAACTTAGACTCATTTGAGGCTAAATTTACTCAAATTATTACTTCAAACTCAAAAAATGTTATTGAGTATAAAGGAGAAGTATTTATAAAAAAGAGTGGTAAAATATTGTGGAAATATAAAACGCCTGTTGTAAAAAATGTTTATATCGATGGTAATTTTGCAATAGTTGATGAACCAGAACTTGAGCAAGCTATTCTTACTCAACTTGAAAGTGAAATAGATATTATCAAACTTTTAAATAGCTCTAAAAAAATAGATAATAATACTTATTTAACAGATATTGATGATGTAAAATATACAATAAAAACTTCAAAAGATGACAAAATTCAAGAGATAAAATATACAGATAAACTTGAAAATAGTGTAGTAATTAAATTTTTTGAAGTAGTTCAAAATGAACAAATTGTTGATACTATTTTTAAATTTGATATTCCAAGTTATTATGACGTTATAAGAAAATAG
- a CDS encoding methyl-accepting chemotaxis protein, with the protein MNNLSIRIKLLVIVIATIVLVSIIIATKSIYEVNNLTNQTIEEYKQRAFNSNIEEMKNYTTFAVNIAKDAYEKSKIENVKARKSAYLKSQTDFLFTMITKIYEEQKNKISESELKKMLLDAIGSVRYGEDKDYFFVYDKNSTILKLPLTPEREGTKNNGSHILEFIKTAFEKGEGFVPYQQVIPGKAPREKLSNIRLFEPYGWVVGTGVYIDNEEKELKAKALEDISKIRFGQDGYFFVYDYDGTNIMHPINPALVGKNLMENKSKKGVYYIKDLIEAAKKGGGTIIFDFQKTKDDPTLYDKIGYADGLQEWKWMIGTGVYIDNIEKNIEVMRQNSYEKISSIILGIVIIAVIVSVILIAFISFFITKEIIFPLERFEVGLLSFFKYLNKEVKNVENIEVKNNDEIGIMAKFVNENIEKTNKLLKQDEALINNVKNVVLEINKGNLKNRIEAKTENESLEELKNILNEMLVLISNKVNDDLIVIDEVLQKYKNMDFRPRITNPHGEVAKEINSLADTINHLLVENKKNGLTLENSSHILLENVNKLNISSNEAAASLEETAAAIEEITSNIRNTTQNISKMATLSNQVTKSVNDGENLANQTTNAMDEINNQVNLINDAISVIDNIAFQTNILSLNAAVEAATAGEAGKGFAVVAQEVRNLASRSAEAAREIKTIVENATIKANEGKGISKNMIEGYVELTKDIQQTMTLIQDIEMSSKEQLVGIEQINDAVNQLDRQTQQNAMISSQTHDVAIGTDEIAKMVVNDANEKEFIGKNDVIARDTNKTSFEKKEKKIDIVESKVISKKQEKVVVTSNSANDEWESF; encoded by the coding sequence ATGAATAATTTGTCAATAAGAATAAAGTTATTAGTTATTGTGATAGCCACTATTGTTCTTGTATCTATAATTATTGCTACAAAGTCTATTTATGAAGTAAATAATTTAACTAATCAAACTATTGAAGAGTATAAACAAAGGGCTTTTAATTCTAATATAGAAGAGATGAAGAACTATACTACATTTGCAGTGAATATAGCAAAGGATGCTTACGAAAAGTCTAAAATAGAAAATGTTAAAGCTAGAAAAAGTGCATACTTAAAGTCTCAAACAGACTTTTTATTTACAATGATAACGAAAATTTATGAAGAACAAAAAAATAAAATATCTGAATCAGAACTTAAAAAAATGCTTTTAGATGCTATTGGTTCTGTTAGATATGGTGAAGATAAAGATTACTTTTTTGTTTATGATAAAAATTCTACAATTTTGAAATTACCTTTAACTCCAGAAAGAGAAGGAACTAAAAATAATGGTTCTCACATTTTAGAATTTATAAAAACTGCTTTTGAAAAAGGAGAAGGTTTTGTTCCTTATCAACAAGTAATACCAGGAAAAGCTCCCAGAGAAAAATTATCAAATATAAGATTATTTGAGCCTTATGGATGGGTTGTAGGAACAGGTGTTTATATAGATAATGAAGAAAAAGAGTTAAAAGCTAAAGCTTTAGAAGATATTTCAAAAATTAGATTTGGTCAAGATGGATACTTTTTTGTTTACGACTATGATGGTACAAATATAATGCATCCAATAAATCCCGCATTAGTTGGGAAAAATTTAATGGAAAATAAAAGTAAAAAAGGTGTTTATTATATAAAAGATTTGATTGAAGCTGCCAAAAAAGGTGGAGGAACTATTATTTTTGATTTTCAAAAAACTAAAGATGATCCTACTTTATATGATAAAATTGGTTATGCTGATGGATTGCAAGAGTGGAAATGGATGATTGGGACAGGTGTATATATTGATAATATAGAAAAGAATATTGAAGTGATGAGACAAAATTCATATGAAAAAATATCTTCAATTATTTTAGGAATAGTTATTATAGCAGTAATTGTTTCTGTTATTTTGATTGCATTTATCTCATTTTTTATAACAAAAGAAATAATTTTTCCATTAGAAAGATTTGAAGTGGGACTTTTATCATTTTTTAAATACTTAAATAAAGAAGTTAAAAATGTTGAAAATATAGAAGTCAAAAATAATGATGAAATAGGAATAATGGCAAAGTTTGTAAATGAAAATATTGAAAAAACAAATAAACTTTTAAAACAAGATGAAGCTTTGATTAATAATGTTAAAAATGTAGTTTTAGAAATAAATAAGGGAAATTTAAAAAATAGAATTGAAGCTAAAACTGAAAATGAAAGTTTAGAAGAATTAAAGAATATTTTAAATGAAATGCTAGTGCTAATATCAAATAAAGTTAATGATGATTTAATTGTAATTGATGAAGTATTACAAAAGTATAAAAATATGGACTTTAGACCTAGAATAACTAATCCACATGGTGAAGTTGCAAAAGAGATAAATTCTTTGGCAGATACAATAAATCATTTACTTGTAGAAAATAAAAAGAATGGTTTAACATTAGAAAATAGTTCTCATATTTTATTAGAAAATGTAAACAAATTAAATATTTCTTCAAATGAAGCAGCAGCATCTTTAGAAGAGACAGCAGCAGCAATTGAAGAAATTACAAGTAACATTAGAAATACGACTCAAAATATTTCTAAAATGGCTACTTTATCAAATCAAGTTACTAAATCAGTAAATGATGGTGAAAATTTAGCAAATCAAACTACAAATGCAATGGATGAAATAAATAATCAAGTTAATTTAATAAATGATGCTATTTCAGTTATTGATAATATAGCTTTTCAAACAAATATTTTGAGTTTAAATGCAGCCGTTGAAGCAGCAACTGCAGGTGAAGCTGGAAAAGGATTTGCTGTCGTTGCTCAAGAGGTTAGAAATCTAGCATCAAGAAGTGCAGAAGCTGCAAGAGAGATAAAAACAATAGTAGAAAATGCAACAATAAAAGCAAATGAAGGAAAAGGAATATCTAAAAATATGATTGAAGGTTATGTTGAGTTGACAAAAGATATTCAACAAACTATGACTTTAATTCAAGATATTGAAATGTCTAGTAAAGAACAATTAGTTGGAATAGAGCAGATAAATGATGCTGTAAATCAATTAGATAGACAAACACAACAAAATGCAATGATTTCTTCTCAAACACATGATGTAGCTATTGGAACAGATGAAATTGCAAAAATGGTTGTAAATGATGCAAATGAAAAAGAGTTTATAGGTAAAAATGATGTAATAGCAAGAGATACAAACAAAACTTCATTTGAAAAAAAAGAGAAAAAAATAGATATAGTTGAATCAAAAGTTATATCAAAAAAACAAGAAAAAGTAGTTGTAACTTCTAACAGTGCTAATGATGAATGGGAGAGTTTTTAA
- a CDS encoding M20/M25/M40 family metallo-hydrolase: MKTILDIFKEITAIPRCSGTHEPFINYMKDLSKELGYLCLVDETNNILCKKENSNAKLAFQSHYDIVCLSDNCVPQIVQDGDLLKAVDSTLGSDNGIGCSYMIALMCENFDGEFLFTSDEEIGLIGANNLTLPLNASYMLNLDSEEEGEICIGCAGGVDIFGTNSNKKIIPNTDNLDLYEISISKLQGGHSGVDIDKNIPNGIKLIAKTIKECNGKLLDINGGERINSIPVNVKAIIASKSTPIASHEFMKIEKIDTKSEHLNVYDDKIIDFIYDFQNGVRAMNDELKVVQNSINLAIIKTGIDSIKIELSARSMDNTELKNLKNETIKMLEDYNFTVETNGKYPAWKPDINKFTSKVLEIYKEFNPKASLEAIHAGLECAIFKDKYPHIKVASIGPTINFPHSKKEQVSIKSVENVYKIVKKIAYSI, encoded by the coding sequence ATAAATTATATGAAAGATTTATCAAAAGAGTTGGGATATTTATGTTTAGTTGATGAAACAAATAATATTTTATGTAAAAAAGAGAATTCAAATGCAAAACTAGCTTTTCAATCGCACTATGATATCGTTTGTTTAAGTGATAATTGTGTTCCACAAATCGTACAAGATGGTGATTTATTAAAAGCTGTTGATTCAACTCTTGGTAGTGATAATGGAATTGGATGTTCATATATGATTGCTTTGATGTGTGAAAATTTTGATGGAGAGTTTTTATTTACAAGTGATGAAGAAATAGGACTTATTGGAGCAAATAATTTAACTTTACCTTTAAATGCTTCTTATATGTTAAATCTTGATAGTGAAGAAGAAGGAGAAATCTGTATAGGTTGTGCTGGTGGAGTTGATATTTTTGGAACAAATTCAAATAAAAAAATCATACCAAATACAGATAATCTTGATTTATATGAAATAAGTATCTCTAAACTTCAAGGTGGACATAGTGGAGTTGATATAGATAAAAATATTCCAAATGGTATAAAACTTATTGCAAAAACTATAAAAGAGTGCAACGGAAAACTTCTTGATATAAATGGAGGTGAAAGAATTAACTCAATTCCTGTTAATGTAAAAGCTATAATTGCTTCAAAATCTACTCCAATAGCTAGCCATGAATTTATGAAAATAGAAAAAATAGATACAAAATCTGAACATTTAAATGTTTATGATGACAAAATTATAGATTTTATTTATGATTTTCAAAATGGTGTAAGAGCTATGAATGATGAATTAAAAGTTGTTCAAAACTCTATAAATCTTGCCATCATAAAAACTGGAATTGATAGTATAAAAATAGAACTAAGTGCTAGATCTATGGATAACACTGAACTAAAAAATCTAAAAAATGAAACTATAAAAATGCTAGAAGATTATAATTTTACAGTTGAAACAAATGGAAAATATCCAGCTTGGAAACCAGATATAAATAAATTTACATCAAAAGTTTTAGAAATATATAAAGAGTTTAATCCAAAAGCTTCACTAGAAGCTATTCATGCTGGACTTGAATGTGCAATATTTAAAGACAAATATCCGCACATAAAAGTAGCTTCAATAGGACCAACGATAAACTTCCCTCACTCTAAAAAAGAACAAGTTTCTATAAAATCAGTAGAAAATGTCTATAAAATTGTAAAAAAGATAGCTTATAGTATATAA